One genomic region from Melioribacteraceae bacterium encodes:
- a CDS encoding T9SS type A sorting domain-containing protein translates to MQNILSSSDTTSGYAYFPLGGGQCGLLEHDASTGMKDNANISEFSRQGVDCISMGSYYSSLDWSGNGVLNPDKYLYFMIGPLTVDNIMVLRKQDRLSFKAMRNGPAPDTIAVYFVDRYGNHTLLIKTFLSDQEWKSFVTELPVTFIPVISSIRFYAWGSAESQSGIVPGILSVDDVQISFGITSAASTDLEEIQLPESFKLYDAYPNPFNPSTTIQFRIDKPGMVRLQVYNTLGNEVSVIVNEFRERGIYSEKFDAGSLASGIYYYRLTAGNHLETRKMLLIK, encoded by the coding sequence GGGCGGCGGGCAGTGCGGGCTTCTGGAACATGATGCTTCCACCGGAATGAAGGACAACGCAAACATAAGCGAGTTTTCGAGGCAGGGTGTTGATTGCATCAGCATGGGCAGTTATTATAGCAGTCTCGACTGGAGTGGCAATGGTGTTTTAAATCCGGATAAATACCTGTATTTCATGATCGGCCCTCTAACAGTCGACAATATTATGGTTTTAAGAAAACAGGACCGGCTTAGCTTTAAAGCAATGAGAAACGGACCGGCACCGGATACAATTGCAGTATATTTTGTAGACCGGTACGGTAATCACACTTTACTTATAAAAACTTTTCTTTCTGATCAGGAATGGAAATCTTTCGTAACCGAATTACCGGTAACATTTATTCCGGTTATTTCCTCTATCAGGTTTTATGCATGGGGGTCAGCGGAATCTCAATCCGGTATTGTTCCGGGTATTTTGTCTGTGGATGATGTTCAGATCTCCTTTGGAATTACAAGCGCAGCCTCCACGGACCTGGAAGAAATTCAATTGCCGGAATCCTTCAAGCTGTACGACGCTTACCCCAACCCGTTTAATCCTTCAACAACAATTCAATTTAGAATTGATAAACCCGGCATGGTCCGGCTGCAGGTATATAATACGCTCGGAAATGAAGTCTCTGTAATTGTAAACGAATTCAGGGAGCGGGGAATCTATTCGGAAAAATTTGACGCCGGTTCTCTTGCGAGCGGTATATACTATTACCGTCTTACGGCTGGAAATCATTTAGAAACGCGGAAGATGCTGCTGATAAA